CGAGTGCAAGTATGAGGGCGTCATCATCTGAACCACCTGGAACACCTACTGTGACATAGTTGGTGATCTCTATTGGTGAACCGGTTGACCAGTCCTGAATGGACGGATAGTACATGTAGATGGTTTTGCTCATGGCATATCCACTAATGGTACCCAGGCACATGTGTCCATGGAATGCGGCCTGTTTGAGCAGATCTGCTGGTGCCCCGACGGCCCACGCGTTTGCAAGGCTTGCGAAGGGGAAAGCGTCATCCCCCAGCTTTGATGTGAGATTGTTCCACTGGGCAGGGGTCATGTTCTGGGACACCGTTCCAAGGTACACAAGTGTGGTGTTCCTGTAGAATGCCATGAGAAGGTTTCTACCATTTTTCACTATGAACGCCGTGCACAGTGGGTCTTTAGCTGTTCTTCGAAGGGTAAGCAGGTTCGCCCTGCCGTAGCTTATCAGGCCACCGCCCCTGTTAAGTATTCCTTCTATGACGTCCTCTGTAGTCATATTACGGTACTTCACAAGGCCAGCTGTTGTTATAATAAGGACCTCTTCTTGCCGGTGAAGTTCAGGAGTTTATCTGCTTTATCTGTCACCTCTCTACCGATCCTGTATGGTTCAGTTGCATTTAGCAAGAGGTTTATGCTTGCATAGTACCTTCTATCCTGGGGGTCCATGGGATTCGGTTTGAGGTTTAACCTTCTCTCTACGGTAACGTAGCCTGGCGCCCTCACAGTCAGTGTGAGGTTCGCTGCACTTATGTTTGAATGCTGGAATATCAGCTTTGTATAACCACTGGAGGGGTCGTAGGTCCTGTTGTATTCTATGCCTGTACCGGAATCCGTGATCTCGAGGGTCGGATTGATCCTACCGTTGTCATCGCTGTACTGGCAGCTGACAAGGACACCAACCTCGCAGGTTGCGTTGTCTGCAGCTGCCACTGAACCCGTAAGCATGGCCAGAAGGAACAGAACTGAGACAATGAATAATCTCCTCATCCATTTCACCTCCCTCTAATTTGTCTCGTATTAACTAATTCTTACAATATAAAGATATATTATTACATTTTTTCTGTTGATTTAATGAAAGGTAATAATACAAAACATGCTTTACCGCCATCACCTATATCTGAATCGTAATCCAGAGATAGGGTGGTGATAGTTATGGATTATGAGGATATAGTTGGATTCCACGGTCACTCCTGTGCAGGGACGGCCATCGGATACAAGGTCGGTGAGATCGTAGCTGAGAGATTCGGAAGGTCAGAGGATGAGGAAATAGTGGCGGTTGTTGAGAATGATAGCTGCAGCATCGACGCCATCCAGTTCATGACAGGATGCACCTTTGGAAAGGGCAACCTGATATTCAGGGACTACGGGAAACATGTTTACACATTCTTCAACAGGAAAACAGGTCATGGAATCAGGGTATCACTTAAAAAACCAATGAATCAGCTCATGAAGGAACTTGGGGTTACAGACAGGGCTGAAATGACAGGGAAGATACTTGAAATGGATCCACATGAACTATTTGAGGTCAGGAATGTTTCAGAGAAACCCCCCGAGGAGGCAAGGATATATGGATCAGTCATATGTGCAGAATGCGGTGAACCCGTCTCAGAGCACCGTGCAAGAATAAAGAATGGCAGAATCGTCTGCATCCCCTGTTTTAAAGGTTAATAAAAAAAGCGGACCCGGGGGGATTTGAACCCCCGACCTTGGGATCCGAAGTCCCACGTCATATTCCAGGCTAGACTACGGGCCCCCTACACACATCTCTATTTAAAGTTAACCATTTAAATATTTTCTCATCTAGATGAAGACCTAAAAACAGGGACAGCAGACAGCTTTATAGGAAATGCCCCTTAATTAAGAATATGAGCATGCTGATATAAGGATTCACGTGATAAATATGCACCGTAGATTCGGACACCTCAGAGTTGTTGATGGCGATTGAAATGCTTGCAAAGAGGATAATACCATGCCTTGACTGTGACCTCCAGGTTCCAAATGGCCGGGTCGTGAAGGGAGTTGAATTCAAACAGATAAGATACGCAGGGGACCCAGTTGAACTCGCGACAAGGTACTATGAGGATGGAGCCGATGAGATAGTGTTCCTTGACATCACGGCATCACATGAGAGACGGGAGACCATGACCCATGTGATAGAGGCCACCACAGAGAACGTCTTTGTACCAATATGTGTCGGTGGAGGTATAAGGGAACCAGAGGACTACGTCAAGATGCTGAAGGCAGGGGCGGACAAGTGCTCCACCAATACAGCCGCAATAAAGAACCCGGAACTCATCAATGAGGCCTCAGACCTGGTGGGGTCCCAGGCGTGCGTCGTTGCGATAGACGCCAAGAGGAGGTACATCGAAAACCCCAGAGAATCAGATGAAAGGTTCATAATAGAGGTTGATGACGGATACTGCTGGTACGAGTGCAGCATCTACGGTGGAAGGGAATTCACAGGTATTGACGCGGTGAACTGGGCAATGGAATGCCAGGATCGAGGTGCAGGTGAGATTCTACTCACATCAATGGACCGTGACGGTACAAAGATGGGCTACGACATTCCCCTCACAAGGACCATGAGCGAGAACCTTGACATACCTGTGATCGCATCAGGGGGTGTAGGGGAACCTGAACACATCTATGAGGCATTCACGGATGGAATGGCAGACGCTGCACTTGCTGCAAGCATATTCCACTTCAATGAATACCCTGTACCTGTGGTGAAGGAGTACCTCAGAGCAAGGGGAGTCCCCATAAGACTGTAGTGTAAGGGGGGGGATCAATGAGGATATATGTTGGGGACTTTGACCTTGAGATGACCCAGAGGAGCGGCCAGACCTCCCAGCCACCCTGGAGGGAGGTTGAGGGCGCCTTCAGGGAACTTCTCATCATCGAGGGGAGGCCCTGCCCGGTTGAGGTCAGGGATGAGGCTGAAATGCTCAGGGTCAGACCCTACGTGGATGTACCTCAGAGGCCTCTCAGGGAAAAGATTGAGTACATATTCGACCTGAAATTTGATATTGAAGATTTCTACACATTCCTCGAGGATAAAAATTTATCATACACGCTTGAATCATCAAGGGGGCTGCGGCTGTTCCTTGCAAAGGACCCATTTGAGTGTGTGATATCCTCAATAGCATCAGCAAACTGCTCGGTTGTGAGATGGACAAGGTCCATAGAGGACATAAGGAGGCTCTGGGGAGAGGCCCACACCTTCAATGGTGAGACCTTCCACACCTTCCCATCCCCCCATGTACTGGCAGGCGTGGCTGAGGACTCCCTTGAGGACCTCCAGAGGTCTGAGGATAACCTCCCCTCTGACTTCAGGTTCAGTGGCCTCAGATCCTGTGGTGTCGGCTACAGGGCACCATACATCAGGGAGACATCAAGGATACTCGCAGAGGAGATGGATATCAGCAGTATCGATGGGATGGACTATTATGATGCAAGGGAGCTCCTCCTTGAACTCCCGGGTGTGGGCCCCAAGGTCGCTGACTGCATACTACTCTATGGCTTCAGGAAGACAGAGGCCTTCCCGGTGGATGTATGGATCAGGAGGATCATGAACCACGTCTACCCTGGCAGGAACTTCAATGACAGGTCGATGGTGGAATTCGCCCAGAGGGAGTACGGTGAGATGGCTGGCTATGTGCAGCTCTATCTTTTCAACCATGCCAGAAGATCCGGGTTGCTTGAGAGGCTCAGGTAAGCATTGCATACAGCCTGCTGGATGGTGGGGAATTATATGGCAAGGAGCCAGATGAAGCAGATAATTGCCAGATTCAAAGGAACCGCAAGGAAATCCTTTGAGGACCTGAGGAGGGCCCTCGATGAAAGGTACTGCTGGAAGTGCCCCCAGAGGTCCACAAGGGAGAATATAGGGTGCCGTGAGGCAGATGCATGGATAAGGCTCCGATCAGCCCTTGAGGAGGAACTCAGGGCCCACCTGGCCGAAACCCTTGGGAAGGATCGACTTGATCTTGTGCTCCTGAGGATGAGGGACAGGGAGTGCACCGGGGACCTGAAGATAATCAGGAGGCGCCAGGAGTACCTGGTTGTCCGGGACAGTGTATCCGGGATCAGGATAGGCCATGAGGTCCTGCTGGGACCCAATGTCCTTAGGGTTGAAAGAATTGAGGGAGTGAGGATCATAACAGATCAGGGAGCACACCCCATACATGAAATTGAGGGTAGGGTGCTTGGGAGGATAGGGCCCAGGCACCACCTCTACAGGGAGATAAAGGAAATGGAGGAATAGTAATGGATCTTAAGGAAAGGATTGAGTCTGCAGCATCGGTAAGGGAAGCCTCAGATATTGTTTTTGATGAAATAAAGAGGAGGACTGGGAGCAGTTACTGCTACGTTGCCTATGTTGACCCCGAGAACAGGGACAGTGTCGGCATAAAATTCTCCCACCTCACAGAATACTGCAGACACTACGAGGAGATGGGGGAGGCACGCTTTAAACTTCCAGCCAGCGGCAGGTACGGGGGCCTCCTCGGCTACTCCCTTGACACCGGGGAATCATTCTTCACAAACGACCCTGCCAGGCACCCGGCAGCCCATGGCATACCTGATGGGCACAGGAGGGTTTCAAAGTTCCTTTCAGTGGCTGTTAAGGATTCAGAGGGAATACTCGGCCAGATAGTCGCAGCCGATCCACCAGAAAACTACGATGAAAACCACCTCAGAATAGCAGAGGAAATTGCAGAACACTATGCAGGGGTCCTCAGGAGGTTCTGGAGGGGCGAAATCCCCCTTGAGTGATATCAGGGAACGATTCATTCGTCGTAGACCCTGACCTTTAGCATCTGGTCTCCCCTTTCTATGGATTCCACAACATCCATACCCCTTACAACCCTCCCGAAGACGGTGTGGACACCATCAAGGTGGGGCTGGGGTGATAATGTTATGAAGAACTGGCTGCCGCCGGTGTCTCTCCCTGCATGTGCCATTGAGAGGGCCCCCTTAACGTGCCTGTTTGGATTTATCTCGCACTTTATGGTGTAACCGGGGCCACCTGTCCCATCGCCCACCGGACACCCACCCTGGATCACGAAGTCGGGTATGACCCTGTGGAAGGTTAGTCCATCATAGAATCCACTGTTTGAAAGCTTTTCAAAGTTTGCAACCGTGTTTGGGGCATCCTCCTCAAAGAGGATCAGCTCTATCTCACCCTTAACGGTTTCAATAACAGCCCTTTTCATTTAACCACCTTAACATAAATATTTATTATCAGTTTAGGTTCAACATTAATACAGTTCCCCATTATAAATTTTTGGTGATATCATGGATTCAGAGGAAATAATTGAACTTGAAGGTAAATTCATCATGCAGACATATACAAGGCAGCCCATTGTACTGTCCCATGGAAAGGGGGCAACTGTATGGGACATTGAGGGCAACTCCTACATAGACTGCTTTGCAGGGGTCGCTGTTAACAGTATCGGCCACGCCCACCCGAAGGTCGCCCTCGCCATCTGCCACCAGGCCCAGAGGCTCATCCATTCATCCAACATTTACTATACCCGGGAGCAGGTTGAACTCGCAAAGCTTCTAACGGCCATATCCCCACATGACAGGGTTTTCTTTGCAAACAGTGGTGCAGAGGCCAACGAGGGGGCCATAAAACTTGCAAGGAAGTTCACGGGCAAATCTGAGATAATAGCAGCTGAGAACTCCTTCCATGGAAGGACGCTTGCAACCGTAACTGCGACTGGTCAGAAGAAGTACAGCGAACCCTTCAAACCACTGCCTGAAGGCTTTAAACATGTCCCCTACGGCGACATTGGGGCAATGGCGGATGCTATAGGTGATGAAACAGCAGCCATAATCCTGGAACCTGTGCAGGGTGAGGGGGGAGTCATAGTCCCACCCAAGGGCTACCTGAAGGATGTTCAGGAACTTGCAAGGCAGAATGATGTGCTCCTGATCCTCGATGAGGTCCAGACAGGCTTTGGACGGACCGGGGCAATGTTTGCATCCCAGTTATTTGGCATAGAGCCAGATATAACAACCGTGGCAAAGGCCATGGGGGGCGGCTATCCAATAGGAGCTGTACTTGCAAATGAGAGGGTTGCAAGGGCATTTGAACCCGGTGACCATGGATCCACCTTCGGGGGAAACCCCCTGGGATGCGCTGCAGCCATAGCCACCATCGAAGTTTTGATGGACGAGAAGCTACCTGAGAGGGCAGCTAAGATGGGTTCATACTTCCTTGGAAGGCTCAGGCAGGTCCTCCATGGATGTGATGCCGTCAGGGAGATACGCGGTGTCGGCCTCATGATTGGAATTGAGATCGATGGTGACTGTTCAGGGCTGGTTGACGCTGCAAGGGAGATGGGGGTCCTGATAAACTGCACAGCCGGCAACGTCATAAGGATCGTGCCGCCCCTGGTAATAAAGAAGGAGGAGATTGATGCGGCTGTGGATGTACTGGGTCATGTGATCTCAGATCTCTGATAGCTCCAGCTTCTCGCACCTGAAGAGGTCTGGCCTATCACCTTTGAATTCACTCAGCCAGGGAGAAAATTCAAGGTCTCCTGACCTGAACCAGCAGAAGTCCTCATGCTCCATGCTCAGCTCAAGGGCACCCCCCTTGACCTCCACAGAGAATATTATATTCACTGATACCTTCTGGGGGAACATCTGCTCATATGCCCCTAGAAGATGCAGGGGCCTGACCATGAGACCCGTCTCCTCATGGACCTCCCTTGAAAGGGCCTCATCAAGTGTTTCCCCTGCCCTCACCTTACCCCCCGGGAGCTCCCAGAGGGATGGGTTTGTGCCGGATTCTCTGGACCTCCTGAGCATTAAAACACCATTCTCGCCCCTTATAAGGGCCCTTACAACTGGAATAAACGGCTTCATATTTTCACACCCTAAGGACTTATATTGTCATTTGGATAAAGATTTGATTAAACTTTAGTAGTTAGGGAGTTACTAGAACCCCCTCGTCTACATATCATTAAATTTAGGAGGATCACCACTAATGTTTCCTGATATTGAGGTTAACGATAAGGGACATCTTGTGATTGGCGGTGCAGATGCAGTTGAACTTGCAGATGAATACGGCACCCCACTGTATGTAATAGATGAGATGAGGATAAGGGAGAACTACCGGAGGCTCCACAGGGCATTCTCAGGTGAATATTCACGTTTCCAGATATTCTACGCCTGCAAGGCCAACACCAACCTTGCAGTCATGAGGATACTGGAGGAGGAGGGGAGCGGAATTGATGCGGTATCCACTGGAGAGATCTACACTGCCCTCCTGGCTGGTTTTGACCCTGAAAGGATACTCTACACAGGTAACAACGTCAGGGACGATGAACTGCAGTTCGCCGTAGATTCAGGTGTCAGGATAAACGTGGATTCAAGGTCACAGCTCCTCCGGCTTTCAGAGATCGCCCCTGAGGGTCTCAGGATATCCTTCAGGGTGAACCCCCTCGTGGGGGCAGGGCACCACGAGCACTGCATCACCGGCGGAGAGATGAGCAAGTTCGGTATAATGGATAGGGAGGCCCCGGAGGTCTACAGGATGGCCATGGACCTTGGATTTGAGCCTGTGGGGATACATGCTCATATAGGCTCAGGTATACTGGACCCTGAGCCCTTCATGCTGGCCGTTGAAACCCTCATGGACATAGCCGGAAGGGTTCATGAGGACACAGGGGTTGAATTCGAGTTCATAGACTTTGGGGGTGGGCTCGGGATACCCTACACACCTGAGGAGGAACCCCTGGATATCGATGAATTCGCATCAAAGATAACAGGACTCTTCAAGGATAAACTCTCAGAGTACGGTCTTGGAAGACCCATGATGTGCCTGGAACCCGGCAGGTACATAGTTGGGGATGCATCCTACCTCCTCACAAGGGTCAACACCATAAAGGAGAGCTACAGGAAATTTGCAGGTGTTGACGCGGGCTTCAACACCCTCCTGAGGCCCGCCATGTATGGATCCTACCACCACATACTTGTGGCTGAAAGACCTCTGGATGAGCCATCTGAGAAGATGGATGTGGCTGGAAACGTGTGTGAATCAGGGGACCTATTTGCAAGGGACAGGCCGCTTCCTGAAATTAATGAGGGCGATGTCCTGGCCATCATGAACTCAGGGGCCTACTCCTTCTCAATGTCCTCCCAGTACAACTCCAGGCCAAGACCAGCCGAGGTCCTTGTGAGGGAGGGTCAGGTTGATGTTGTCAGGGAGAGGGAGACCTTCTCTGACCTCTTAAGGGGACAGAATGTACCTGCAAGACTTCTAAAGAGGTAGATCTGATGACGAAGATGATACTCTTTTCCAAGATGCATGGACTTGGAAATGACTACGTGGTTATAGATGAGAGCACCCAGGAGTGCATATCCGAGGAGGAGAAGCCAGAGTTTGTAAGGGAGGTATGCACCAGGGGATTCTCTGTGGGCGCTGATGGTGTTATATTTGTCCAGCCTCCATCCGGTGAAGGTGATATCCGCTTCAGGATATTCAATGCCGATGGAAGCGAGGCAGAGATGTGCGGAAATGGTATAAGGTGCTTCTCAAAGTTTGTATATGACAATGCCATAGTGAGGAAGAGGAGACTGGAGGTGGAAACCCTCGCAGGTATCAAGACCGTGGAACTGGAGGTCGAGGATGGTGCAGTGGTCTCCTCAAGGGTTGATATGGGTACAGCCACCTTCAAAACAGACCAGATACCCATGGATGTTGAGGAGTATGAGTTCATAGACAGGTTCCTCCCTGTTGAGGGCGAGGACATCAAGCTCACAGCACTAAGCGTCGGGAACCCCCACGCCATAATATTCGTTGACGATGCACGGGGGGTGGACCTTCACAGGCTTGGACCGGCAATAGAGAACCATCCCCTCTTTCCTGAGAGGATAAATGTCCACTTTGTTGAGGTCGTGAGCCCCTCTGAGATAATCATGGTGACATGGGAGAGGGGCGCCGGACCCACCATGGCCTGCGGTACCGGGGCCACAGCCAGTGTAATTGCAGGTGTTAAACTCGAAAAACTGGATGACAGTGTCCTGGTGCACCTTCCAGGAGGGGAACTTAAAATAGATGTCTACCAGGACGGCGCAGAACTTGGGGCCTACATGGAGGGGGATGCCGTCATGGTATTTGATGGTATACTGCTCCGTGATCCATAGGATGGTTTAAAAGGCCCTGTAATTCATTTTTCAAATCCTTGAAAAATGGTAGGGGCCTGGTTTTATCAGGGATCCACTTGGGGATCTCCCATATTGTTTGATTTTTGGGTCGGGGTAACATGTGTCTCTCACTGTTCCATGTGAGAGCATCCGTGATGTCTGGTTCCTTTCCTAAAGTTGGGTTATAATATTGTGCATCTTAATAACACTTCAATTTTTCAGAGGTTTTTGTCTCAAGCTTTTTAAGAGGTGCATGCAGAGCAGACAATTAGATGTGTTTGAGGAATACTTAAAAGGAGCATGAGCATGTTTGCTATGAACAAGCCGATGTCTCCTGGTTTCAGAACTCTCTTCTTAATGTCACGTATGAAGATGAATATAAGGCCAAGGAAACACCCAAGACAAAGAGTTGAAAAAACTTCGATCTTGAAGGAATAATCTGCACCTTTACCCTTGATGTTCTGCATTTCCTCGTTGTTTTCAGTGCTGGTTTGAGCTGCGCTGTCCACGGCCGGAATGTTATATGGTTATTGGTTGATTACAGTAGTGTAACCTGTAAATCTCTTGGAAATTGTGGGGTGTTAATTGTCTATCTTTTTCCCCCGCTGGATCTGCAAGTTCAACACTTTCATTTAGTTAAGTTTAATCTCCTGCTGATAACTTTATGTTGGCTATTTCACCTTCTCTTTTTTATCAAATGCAAGTAAAATTAACGCTGCTATAGTCACTATAGTCATGGTATTTCTTAGTAACGGTGGCTGCCGGGTTAGTATTACTATATAAAATAATAAAGCCAGAGCTATTGTGTAAAACAAAAGTTTTAATCTTCTTCCGGGGGTATCATAGATACTTTGAAGTCTGGCATATCCATAAAGAGTTAGTACAATTAACATGAACATTAACAATCTTAACTCTGAGTATTGGAAAAAATTAAATTCTATGTATAAAAAAATCCCAAAAAAGACTGCAGACAGGAGTAACATTATTCTTTTTTCTTGTTTTTCATTTATATCCATAAATACTCCTCCTATTTCATAAAAATAAAATTAGATATCAGGTATATGTCCACCAACCCTCTTTAAGATGCGCTGTTCCCACGGTGCCTAGATAAGCTGTCCCTAAGAAACCAAACAGCTTACCCACGGGATGATTTGTGTAACCTAGTGCTACACAGACCCAGGCACCTCCATAGTAGACTCTCCACCAGTTAAAGCTTCGGTTGTACCATGTATTCCTGTTCCATCTCCCTTCTCTCTTTAACCTTTGATTTAGCCTGTACTTCCAGTTTTTACCTTTAATGTTCTGCATTTCTTCAGTGGTTAAAGTTTTTACTGTTTTCTGCTTGTACATTGGTTGTCACTGAGTCAATGGTTTAATTCTTTGTATCTATGGTTGTCTTATTGTTGAATATGGGGGCGTAGCCGCTGTAGATTTCTTGGAATTCATTTTATGCTTCTTTTGGTTTGGTTCTGGAGGATATGATCTTGTTTATCATGGCGTTTATCATGGCTCCTATGGTCATAAGTATGAGGGTGGTGAAAAAGGATCCTACTAGAAGTAGTAGTATCCAAGGGCTATTGTGGATCATTGATTCTGGTATTCTTATTGATCCTATTTCTGGTATGAGTCTGATTAATCCTATGAGTAAAGATACTGTGGCTGCTATAATCACTGTTATAATCATGTTAACTGCTTCTTCTTCCTTCTTACTGAAATGTGCAATAAAGAACCCTGCCAGGATAACAAGGGACAATCCTAGAGGGAATGCCACGTCCAATATCAGGGGGATGAGAAGTACTGCCGAACCAATTAACAAGACATATACCCGTTGCATTTTCACATGCCCTCGAATGATATCCATATTCTTCACACCTTATTTCTTCTTGCCTTCACAAAAAATAAGAAGGTGATAACTAATAATATTCTTCATACTTAATCTCTTCATGCCGCATACCTATATCCCACGCGCCGATACCAATCCATATAGCGATCACTATAAGTCTTACAGCGAGCATAATAATAGTCAAAGCCATCAGCATCCAGCGTAAAAATACAGCGCACCATTTGGGCTGTATAAGAGGCCAGATGGAATCCATAATAGGCACGGACACGCACAGGGTACCAACCACACCAATGATAAGAACACCGCCACTTCCATGGATGCCAATGTTTATGCCTCCATTTTTTACCTTTAATGTTCTTCATTTCCTCATCAGTCAGAGTTCTATTGTCTGCCTTCACATCAGAGGCGGTATCTGTCAGGTTATTTATGGAGTCTGATGAGTTTGTATTCTTGTTGCTTTGATCTGTAGTTTCGTTGACCTGTGGATCATTAGGATCATTTATAACCAGTGCATATCCGCTATAAATCTCAGCAAACTCTTCTATATTCATTTCGATGTTCCCGAGGCTTGGATCTGCGAGTTTGATCGTGTCATTGGTGATTCCGTTTATTACGGTGTAGTGTCCCGTGCCGTCATTGATGGTATAGGCGATCATGTTTTCTCTGAGTTCAGATATGTTTAGTTTCATGCCGGTTGCGTTCACTCCCTTGGCCCTGCTGGCTTCCAGGAGGCCCTGCATGGTGGTCCCGTCTTCGGTTGTTCCGGCAAGGCTTGCGAGTTCATCCTCTGTGGTGTTCACTCCGAGTCTCTGGAGGAGGGTGGCGAGTGCTGCGGGTCCGCAGGTGTAGTTCCTTGTCTGGAGGACCACACCCTCAAAATCCACTGTGACATTATCAGGGACCTCCGAGTTATCCTGGACATCAAAGCATGTGGAGTTGTCTGCGCAGACCTCAGCATCCACTCCAGGGTCGTCTGCAGCGGCTGAAGAGTTAACAGACACCGCGAGGAGGAGCACGACCAGCAACAGGACATAAAAACCTCTCACCATGGACACCTCCATTAACTGATAATAATTCTATACAAAAAACTCATATATATATATTACGGATCAGCTACAGCATATTACTTGAAGCGACAGTAAAATTTCATAGTAGGCATATAAATGGGGGACTCGCCATAAATCGATGGGAGATTAAAAAAACTGGAAAAACATGACACACCAGCTCATGGTGGTTATAAAATTCTTTAAATCCTGGCTGTTATCAGGACTATCTCCTCAAAGAAGTACCTCTCACTTGCAGTAACGGACGCATCAAAACCCATACCTGCCAGTTTCTGGAGGGTCTTCTCTGTATCAGAGAGGGAAGACTGCACCAGCTGGACCCTCCCTCTGGGTTTCAGGTGTGCTGGAACTTCGTCAAGGAACCTGTCTATAACCATCCTGCCGTCGGGGCCCCCGTTCCAGGCAAGGTCCAGGACATCCCCTGTGGCATCCTCCTCTGTGGCTGGAAGGTAGGGTGTGTTAAAGAGGATGACGTCAAATTTTTCACCCTCAACCGGCTCAAAGAGGTCTCCATGGAGGATTCTGATTTTAACTCCATTGATAATGGCATTCTCCTGTGCGCACTTAACTGCGGCGGGATTCACATCGGTTGCAGTCACATCCCCCTTCTCTGATGCTTTTATGGCAACAAGTCCTGTCCCGGTACCTATCTCAAGGACACTATCCCCTTCCATGACATCCAGGTTATCTGCAAGGAGGAAGGTGTCCTCTGCCGGCTCATAGACGTTTCTGCATGTTCTTATTTTAATCTCACCGTATCTTATCATTTCATTCTTCACCGTCCTCATCAAGGATGAAGACATCCTCGATATACTCCCTTCCAAGGGCCCTTGTGATTCTGTGGGCAAGGATCAGGGAGGGGCTGTAGCGTCCCCTCTCAAGGGCTATTATGGTCTGCCTTGTCACCCCAACCCTCTCTGCGAGTTCCTCCTGGGTTAATCCGAGTTCCTTCCTGTGTTCCCTTATGAGTGTCCTCAATTCTCCCTCTCCAGCCGGTAGTTTGTCACGGATTTTGCAAGTACACCTGCAATGAGTGCAAGTACAATGAAGGGGTCTACGTGGGGCTTTCCCTGCAGGGAGCTTGAGATGAGTTCTATGAATACTCCAATTACAAGCACTGGCATCAT
This region of Methanothermobacter thermautotrophicus genomic DNA includes:
- a CDS encoding FmdE family protein; protein product: MKYRNMTTEDVIEGILNRGGGLISYGRANLLTLRRTAKDPLCTAFIVKNGRNLLMAFYRNTTLVYLGTVSQNMTPAQWNNLTSKLGDDAFPFASLANAWAVGAPADLLKQAAFHGHMCLGTISGYAMSKTIYMYYPSIQDWSTGSPIEITNYVTVGVPGGSDDDALILALDNTPGKRSYLGFDTTGAGAEESMGAS
- a CDS encoding FmdE family protein, which translates into the protein MDYEDIVGFHGHSCAGTAIGYKVGEIVAERFGRSEDEEIVAVVENDSCSIDAIQFMTGCTFGKGNLIFRDYGKHVYTFFNRKTGHGIRVSLKKPMNQLMKELGVTDRAEMTGKILEMDPHELFEVRNVSEKPPEEARIYGSVICAECGEPVSEHRARIKNGRIVCIPCFKG
- the hisF gene encoding imidazole glycerol phosphate synthase subunit HisF, with the translated sequence MLAKRIIPCLDCDLQVPNGRVVKGVEFKQIRYAGDPVELATRYYEDGADEIVFLDITASHERRETMTHVIEATTENVFVPICVGGGIREPEDYVKMLKAGADKCSTNTAAIKNPELINEASDLVGSQACVVAIDAKRRYIENPRESDERFIIEVDDGYCWYECSIYGGREFTGIDAVNWAMECQDRGAGEILLTSMDRDGTKMGYDIPLTRTMSENLDIPVIASGGVGEPEHIYEAFTDGMADAALAASIFHFNEYPVPVVKEYLRARGVPIRL
- a CDS encoding DNA glycosylase, which codes for MRIYVGDFDLEMTQRSGQTSQPPWREVEGAFRELLIIEGRPCPVEVRDEAEMLRVRPYVDVPQRPLREKIEYIFDLKFDIEDFYTFLEDKNLSYTLESSRGLRLFLAKDPFECVISSIASANCSVVRWTRSIEDIRRLWGEAHTFNGETFHTFPSPHVLAGVAEDSLEDLQRSEDNLPSDFRFSGLRSCGVGYRAPYIRETSRILAEEMDISSIDGMDYYDARELLLELPGVGPKVADCILLYGFRKTEAFPVDVWIRRIMNHVYPGRNFNDRSMVEFAQREYGEMAGYVQLYLFNHARRSGLLERLR
- a CDS encoding GAF domain-containing protein, producing the protein MDLKERIESAASVREASDIVFDEIKRRTGSSYCYVAYVDPENRDSVGIKFSHLTEYCRHYEEMGEARFKLPASGRYGGLLGYSLDTGESFFTNDPARHPAAHGIPDGHRRVSKFLSVAVKDSEGILGQIVAADPPENYDENHLRIAEEIAEHYAGVLRRFWRGEIPLE
- a CDS encoding peptidylprolyl isomerase codes for the protein MKRAVIETVKGEIELILFEEDAPNTVANFEKLSNSGFYDGLTFHRVIPDFVIQGGCPVGDGTGGPGYTIKCEINPNRHVKGALSMAHAGRDTGGSQFFITLSPQPHLDGVHTVFGRVVRGMDVVESIERGDQMLKVRVYDE
- a CDS encoding acetylornithine transaminase, coding for MDSEEIIELEGKFIMQTYTRQPIVLSHGKGATVWDIEGNSYIDCFAGVAVNSIGHAHPKVALAICHQAQRLIHSSNIYYTREQVELAKLLTAISPHDRVFFANSGAEANEGAIKLARKFTGKSEIIAAENSFHGRTLATVTATGQKKYSEPFKPLPEGFKHVPYGDIGAMADAIGDETAAIILEPVQGEGGVIVPPKGYLKDVQELARQNDVLLILDEVQTGFGRTGAMFASQLFGIEPDITTVAKAMGGGYPIGAVLANERVARAFEPGDHGSTFGGNPLGCAAAIATIEVLMDEKLPERAAKMGSYFLGRLRQVLHGCDAVREIRGVGLMIGIEIDGDCSGLVDAAREMGVLINCTAGNVIRIVPPLVIKKEEIDAAVDVLGHVISDL
- a CDS encoding NUDIX domain-containing protein, which produces MKPFIPVVRALIRGENGVLMLRRSRESGTNPSLWELPGGKVRAGETLDEALSREVHEETGLMVRPLHLLGAYEQMFPQKVSVNIIFSVEVKGGALELSMEHEDFCWFRSGDLEFSPWLSEFKGDRPDLFRCEKLELSEI
- the lysA gene encoding diaminopimelate decarboxylase, which translates into the protein MFPDIEVNDKGHLVIGGADAVELADEYGTPLYVIDEMRIRENYRRLHRAFSGEYSRFQIFYACKANTNLAVMRILEEEGSGIDAVSTGEIYTALLAGFDPERILYTGNNVRDDELQFAVDSGVRINVDSRSQLLRLSEIAPEGLRISFRVNPLVGAGHHEHCITGGEMSKFGIMDREAPEVYRMAMDLGFEPVGIHAHIGSGILDPEPFMLAVETLMDIAGRVHEDTGVEFEFIDFGGGLGIPYTPEEEPLDIDEFASKITGLFKDKLSEYGLGRPMMCLEPGRYIVGDASYLLTRVNTIKESYRKFAGVDAGFNTLLRPAMYGSYHHILVAERPLDEPSEKMDVAGNVCESGDLFARDRPLPEINEGDVLAIMNSGAYSFSMSSQYNSRPRPAEVLVREGQVDVVRERETFSDLLRGQNVPARLLKR